The nucleotide window TGACGGTCGGTAGCACGATCGTCCTGCTGGCGCTTGTCGGCAATGTGAAAACTACCTGGTCATTTAGTGCCTTTACGGTGTTGATTTATTACGCCATTACCAATGTAGCCGCTCTGAAAATTCCTGCTAGCCAGTTGCTCTACCCACGATGGTTGGCTTGGGTCGGGCTAGTGGGCTGTCTTTTCCTGGCCTTCTGGGTCGATCGCCAAATTTGGCTGATAGGTCTGGGGATCATTGCCCTAGGGCTAGTATGGCACTGGGCAGCTCAGTCTGCCCGTCGGGAATAGAGCTATTGGGCGTTGAGGAGTTGTACAAGCCGAGCGCGATATTGCCGTAACTCACTGGCGCGGTTGGGGTGTAACACCATGAGACGATCAACAATCTGAATCGCCTGTCGCCAGTTTTTAGCCTCGACGGCTGCTCGCAATTGGGTGTTTAGCTGTCGAGTTTGAGTATTGCGCTGTGCTACAGACATGGGACGTTGGGTGGATGGGGTCGATCGCCGCGTAGCTTGGGGTCGGCGTGAAGTTGGTGAGCCAGTGGCCATTGCTAGCCCACAATATTGCTGGAAGGAACTGTCTAAGGTTTGGTAGGCTTCAAGCTTTTGCAGGAAGTTGGTTAATTCCTGTTCCACAGCTTGTGAATTATTTTGCCGACTTGCACTCCGAACAGTTTGAGCAAACTGCCGCACCTCTTGAAATGCAGACAGATAGCGATTACGAAACTGTCGAACCTGCGGCTCGGTGAGTGGCATCTGCTGTAACCGGCTGATATACCCATTTAACAAGTCAATCATGCGATCGATCTGGGCTAATGCCTGCTGGGGGGAGGTGTTATTCGCATTGGCAATTGTTGTAAACCCATCTGTTGCCTGATTCAAAAACTGTCCCAACCGTTCGCAGTCTGCTCTGCGGCTGTTATTGGTCTGTGCCAGAGCAGTAGGGCCAAACGTTAGCCTAGACTCAGCAGCCAAAACAGGCTGCCCTTGCCTTCCATCGGCTAGGCTAAGTGGACTAACAGCAACAATTCCCAAGCTGACGATCGGCAACAGATAGTGAGCAATAACCATAACAAAGGCTGTTTGCGAGTACAGTAGCTACCCATTAGATTACTCGATTTCTTAGCAACTGAATCTCTGACCATACCCTAGGTGACGTAACCTTAGCCCACTATGTAAGACCTAGTAAGTTTTAGAGACAGCCGTTGGACAACGGTACAATAAGTGCCTACCAGGATCAGTCCTGCATCCAGACCAGCATTATTGAATCACCCATGACACAGACATCATCTGCTAAACGCACCCAGACCCTGGATGGATGGTTGTTGGTGCTGCCAGCCTTGATCATTCTGGCCTTGGTGTTTGTCTATCCCATCGCTCGCGCCGCTTGGCTTAGTCTGTTTACCCAAAATCTGGGCACTGAGTTGCAGCCTGTGTTTGCTGGGCTAGGCAATTTTAAGCGGATGGTTGGGGATGGACGGTTCTGGCAGAGCTTTAGCAATACCATCATCTTTACGATCGTCTCTGTATCCATAGAGATGGTACTCGGCTTGGGCATTGCCCTTGTGCTGAATCAATCCTTCCGAGGGCGGGGAGTTGTGCGGGCGATCGCCCTCTTGCCCTGGGCATTGCCTACTGCTGTCATGGCCCTAGCATGGACTTGGATTTTCAACGATCAGTATGGTGTTCTCAATGACCTCCTAAGGCGTGCAGGATTGATTACCCAAGCAGTTAACTGGCTAGGAGAGCCAACCTTAGCTATGGCTGCGATTATCAGTGCTGACATCTGGAAAACCACTCCATTCATCAGCATTATCCTTCTAGCAGGACTTCAATCCATTCCTCATGATTTGTACGAAGCCCATCGCATCGACGGCGCAACACC belongs to Cyanobacteriota bacterium and includes:
- a CDS encoding sugar ABC transporter permease, with translation MTQTSSAKRTQTLDGWLLVLPALIILALVFVYPIARAAWLSLFTQNLGTELQPVFAGLGNFKRMVGDGRFWQSFSNTIIFTIVSVSIEMVLGLGIALVLNQSFRGRGVVRAIALLPWALPTAVMALAWTWIFNDQYGVLNDLLRRAGLITQAVNWLGEPTLAMAAIISADIWKTTPFISIILLAGLQSIPHDLYEAHRIDGATPWQSFRHITLPLLMPQILIALLFRLAQAFGIFDLVQVMTGGGPAGSTETVSVYIYSTIMRYLDFGYGAALVVVTFLLLILALALGSLLLSRFQATLPISGGR